In the Vespa crabro chromosome 10, iyVesCrab1.2, whole genome shotgun sequence genome, one interval contains:
- the LOC124427620 gene encoding tectonic-3, which yields MLRIFLLLHFIFLFNKLVSPERIEDIITCLKGTECDEFADTDNYTETYEEVGLSSNNSQNVTITNFPESSTSSINLINTTQNQQPDITTIAPSIVMHKFNPEMENDNIYKKQSDICECDLTVASCDINCCCDMDCKDHHLKVFTHCKDYHTELYDSRYCYSRNFIERNNTPFILEKLANNLFCILYDNLPPVYSVNNNLAINNQKDLWKEINEDKPKWKFEYHQNMFMYNITSIYKEGDLVWKLQNNYIKPLELLQTGFTGKCSFKKTIRYLHKWKDSCMQVELTDTNPFLFPSTYNNFTIIKSLDLFNQTYVLLSDQSCPKNICLSPINHYCKNSWNNCNDKEILGSCTKGICQNIIKGVKYVISHNGTAGIDSIDIHFLMVNISQQFYQSFEVSYEWNDQNEKTIFERSGNPGYIRGKPLIIGTIMTNKSNNIEFHYISFNKSKSFLTLPLGEQNRECSQINRHIVAFGEDIKLKCSLTLNTINFTTTTCIELYNKTLSILMEDTLINVTQADRYPIYISKLGNFTNNDTSAWIKILIDRLPQHVITGQILNGWIKCSGLITSIKYDILYSVLSKPESLTNYDILGIGVTFSDERDLFWSKCINKNCTDLLQIDITSFVNFHDISKPSRYYFAGGPNLDLTLPYDFFYPFLNNGDIKIQPSINLIYIVVIVLYVVDIM from the exons atgctaagaatatttctattactgcacttcatttttttatttaacaaattagtCTCTCCAGAAAGAATAGAGGATATAATAACGTGTTTGAAGGGAACAGAATGCGATGAATTTGCGGATACTGATAATTATACGGAGACATACGAGGAAGTTGGTCTTTCATCAAACAATTCTCAAAATGTCACCATTACAAATTTTCCCGAATCTTCTACATcaagtattaatttaattaatacaactCAAAATCAACAACCTGATATAACGACTATTGCGCCATCAATTGTAATGCATAAATTTAATCCAGAAatggaaaatgataatatatacaaaaaacaaTCGGACATATGTGAATGCGATTTaact GTGGCATCGTGCGACATCAATTGTTGCTGTGATATGGACTGCAAAGATCATCATTTAAAAGTATTCACTCATTGTAAAGATTATCATACAGAATTGTATGATAGTCGTTACTGTTACAGTAGAAACTTTATTGAGAGAAATAATACTCCTTTTATTCTGGAAAAATTAGCTAATAATTTGTTCTGCATTCTTTACGACAATCTTCCACCTGTATACAGTGTTAACAATAACTTa GCcattaataatcaaaaagaTTTATGGAAAGAGATAAACGAAGACAAACCAAAATGGAAATTTGAATATCATCAAAATATGTTCATGTATAATATCACTAGTATTTATAAAGAAGGTGATCTTGTATggaaattacaaaataattatataaaacctttag aATTACTACAAACGGGCTTTACAGGAAAATGTTCGTTTAAGAAAACAATTAGATATCTCCATAAATGGAAAGATTCTTGTATGCAAGTTGAATTAACCGATACAAATCCGTTCTTGTTTCCTTcaacgtataataattttacaattattaaatctttgGATTTGTTTAATCAAACTTACGTTCTTTTGTCTGATCAA agcTGTCCAAAGAACATATGTTTATCTCCGATCAATCATTATTGTAAGAATTCTTGGAATAATTGTAATGACAAAGAAATATTGGGTTCTTGCACAAAGGGAATttgtcaaaatattattaaaggagtaaaatatgtaataagcCATAACGGTACTGCAGGTATAGATTCTATTGATATACATTTTCTAATGGTTAATATTTCTCAACAATTCTATCAATCCTTCGAGGTAAGTTACGAATGGAACGATCAgaatgaaaaaacaatatttgaaCGTAGTGGTAATCCTGGTTATATTCGTGGAAAACCATTAATCATTGGTACCATAATgacaaataaaagtaataatatagaatttcattatattagtTTTAACAAAAGTAAAAGTTTTTTAACATTGCCATTAGGAGAACAAAATCGTGAATGTAGTCAAATTAATAGACATATCGTAGCCTTCGGAGAAGACATCAAATTGAAATGTTCTCTGACATTGAATACGATTAATTTTACAACAACAACTTGTATAGAATTGTATAACAAAACATTAAGTATCTTAATGGAAGATACTTTGATTAATGTAACACAAGCCGATCGatatccaatatatatatcaaagttaggtaattttacaaataacgatacttctgcatggataaaaattttaattgatagaTTACCTCAGCACGTAATAACAGGTCAAATTCTTAATGGTTGGATTAAATGTTCAGGATTAATAACCtctataaaatatgatatattatattccgtATTATCTAAACCAGAAAGTTTAAcgaattatgatatattagGGATAGGTGTTACATTTTCCGACGAAAGAGATTTATTTTGGTCAAAatgtataaacaaaaattgtaCAGACCTGCTTCAAATCGACATTACCAGTTTTGTAAACTTTCATGATATATCTAAGCCATCCCGATATTATTTCGCAGGTGGTCCAAATTTAGACTTGACATTACCCTACGactttttttatccatttctaaataatggagatataaaaatacaaccgtccattaatttaatatatatcgtaGTTATAGTTTTATACGTCGttgatataatgtaa